Proteins found in one Cyprinus carpio isolate SPL01 chromosome B10, ASM1834038v1, whole genome shotgun sequence genomic segment:
- the LOC109098066 gene encoding rho guanine nucleotide exchange factor TIAM1-like isoform X2, producing MGNIESQNGDQAYYGEGQGHLSRKHMTRSLRISNKQSRRSRHASSSKAEHRNSETSTKSSSTPSIPQSLSENGLEPFNEKNALEGYGGTIWGDRMATNLRPMSFHDNMGDPTTTPGSEDGVEVDTVVADNCDYEGLFTGEDTYLQRTRDGPREGGSFKKKRSKSADIWREDSMEFSLSDLSQEHLTSTEEILGTNEDEDKGFTACGGRRRTSSPRTLETHSGERANSLDELCTQRLPPLRGSHHLYNGHNPERTQGGVMNGEILSPAEEEGNGYGAYTLPCRRSHCLSEGLSNHQTTICSRMQGRRAQTTHDITASEGSEYGDSGIDGGATEVEQFSRRCKAMSASFSVYSTASGSIFAGSDSGSSSGGGGDRERQPGGDQGIYENFRQELDMNSRQTWDCLEEAVSAASDERSSGTLSSIYPSDMLISTVQGTVRKAGLLAVKNFLGHKKNKRVEPATKRKWKQYWVSLKGCTMFFYETDGRSGIDHNSIHKHAVWVENSIVQAVPEHPKKDFVFCLSNALGDAFLFQTSGQTELENWITAIHSACAAAVARQHHREDTVRLLRSEIKKLEQKIDMDEKMKKMGEMQLSTVTDGKKRKTILEQIFLWEQNLEQFHMDLFRYRCYLSSLQGGELPNPKRLLAVASRPTKLSMGRLGIFSVSSFHALVAARTDGGIQRRTQALSRSSSKRKSRFSSLWGLDTTSKKKTKGRPSINQVFVDGEESVKRNLEHMFEDTGKEMLKDQEGLVKSLDQHKTDSDVWVPDYLTPSWVSLPNDRPVLAIIQPGETTMEALESLCRAYKLELSKHYIRLKFLIENQVQLYVPKPEEDLCDLLYKEIEICAKTTKVIQFDRDESCAIGYGFSVVVVEEDGAQQLHITDVKAGGLAFAKGLRAGDEILKLNSKPASVLELADMQAAFSLPSLTLTVSTLPAADPHQLCQMPPRRSDGAQDLCTDIFSQKDILDEGLGLVLHSPDVTGDNRVNLMAESPADSLEDETDSAHKSTEQVTAFCRNLHDMNTTEGPVSCSSSSSTSSSSSCVPSPISPLPVLFTPRQLSDADKLRKVISELVDTERTYVKDLNILIERYLNPLQKERFLSQDELDVLFGNLAEMVEFQVEFLKTLEDGTRLVPDLDKLERVDQFKKVLFSLGGSFLYYADRFKIYSAFCASHTKVPKVLTKAKTDPEFKAFLAERNPRQQHSSTLESYLIKPIQRVLKYPLLLRELHSLTNPDSEEHYHLDVAMKAMNKVASHINEMQKIHEEYGAVFDQLISEQSSDKKEVADLSMGDLLLHETVIWINPPSSLMKGKRDPELAAFVFRTAVVFVYKDCSKNKKKIGGSHRASVLDERDPFRFRHMISTDALQVRNLPNSEGSAMCEIVHMRSESEGRPERTFHICCSSPESKKHFLKTVHSILRDKQRRQLMKTESLPPNQKYIPFGGKRLCALKGSRPTMNRAASAPSRTLGRRKLIRNRFTIDTSVVFDDGSSQELSPISPTEPPLSSLQKPQQPIRDTDRWVEDQFDLQHYENQDDVKETDILSDDDEYCQSVRGTPSEQSLEESLEALSVEGDEDKGLNGLSDDKPPKSHAPLKLTLLRKQCAVEGVASERDCEVIWVRRDDFKNSCNSDIF from the exons ATGGGAAACATAGAGAGCCAAAATGGAGACCAAGCCTACTATGGTGAGGGGCAGGGCCATCTATCACGAAAGCACATGACCCGATCACTTCGCATCTCTAACAAGCAGTCTCGACGATCGCGTCATGCCTCATCCAGCAAGGCTGAACACCGCAACTCTGAGACCAGCACAAAATCCAGCAGCACCCCTTCCATCCCACAATCCCTGAGTGAAAATGGCCTGGAACCCTTCAATGAGAAGAATGCTTTGGAGGGCTATGGAGGCACCATTTGGGGGGACCGGATGGCTACGAATTTGCGGCCGATGTCCTTCCACGACAACATGGGGGATCCCACCACCACGCCAGGCTCTGAAGACGGAGTGGAGGTGGACACAGTGGTGGCAGACAATTGTGATTATGAAGGACTTTTCACAGGTGAGGACACGTATCTTCAAAGGACCAGAGATGGTCCTCGGGAAGGTGGCAGCTTTAAGAAGAAGCGCTCCAAATCTGCTGACATTTGGAGAGAGGATTCCATGGAGTTTTCCTTGTCGGATCTAAGCCAAGAGCATCTGACAAGCACAGAGGAGATTTTAGGGACAAATGAGGATGAGGACAAAGGCTTCACCGCCTGTGGAGGACGCCGTCGCACCTCCAGCCCGCGGACACTCGAGACTCACTCAGGAGAGAGAGCCAACTCTTTAGATGAACTTTGCACACAGAGGCTACCTCCTCTTCGTGGCTCCCACCATCTTTACAATGGTCACAATCCCGAGAGGACGCAGGGTGGTGTAATGAACGGTGAGATCTTGTCTCCTGCGGAGGAGGAAGGGAACGGATATGGAGCATACACTCTTCCTTGTCGTCGTTCTCACTGCCTGTCGGAAGGACTGTCCAATCACCAGACTACCATCTGCTCACGTATGCAGGGACGGCGGGCACAAACAACACAT GATATCACGGCCAGTGAGGGCAGCGAGTATGGAGACAGCGGTATTGATGGCGGCGCAACTGAAGTCGAACAATTCTCACGCCGTTGCAAGGCTATGTCTGCGTCCTTCTCCGTCTACTCTACTGCTAGCGGAAGCATCTTCGCAGGAAGCGACAGCGGCAGTAGCAGCGGAGGTGGAGGAGACCGTGAACGTCAACCGGGTGGAGATCAAGGCATATACGAGAACTTCCGTCAGGAGCTGGACATGAACTCCCGACAGACGTGGGATTGCCTCGAAGAGGCAGTTTCGGCTGCTAGCGATGAGAGGAGCAGTGGAACGCTAAGCTCCATTTACCCCTCAGACATGCTAATTAGCACGGTGCAGGGCACTGTGCGGAAGGCCGGCCTGCTGGCTGTGAAGAACTTCCTGGGCCACAAAAAGAATAAGAGGGTGGAGCCAGCAACAAAAAGGAAATGGAAACAGTACTGGGTATCACTCAAAG GATGCACTATGTTTTTTTACGAAACGGATGGACGTTCGGGGATCGACCACAACAGCATCCACAAACATGCAGTCTGGGTGGAGAACAGCATTGTTCAGGCTGTCCCAGAACATCCCAAGAAAGACTTTGTGTTTTGTCTGAGCAATGCACTGGGAGATGCCTTCCTCTTCCAG ACATCAGGTCAAACAGAGCTGGAAAACTGGATAACCGCCATCCATTCAGCCTGCGCCGCAGCCGTCGCCCGTCAGCACCACCGCGAGGACACCGTACGATTGCTGCGCTCTGAGATCAAGAAGCTTGAACAAAAGATCGACATGGATGAGAAAATGAAGAAGATGGGCGAAATGCAGCTCTCTACCGTCACTGATGGGAAGAAGAGGAAGACTATCCTAGAGCAG aTATTTCTCTGGGAGCAGAATTTGGAGCAGTTTCATATGGACTTGTTCCGGTATCGCTGTTACCTATCCAGCCTGCAAGGCGGCGAGCTTCCAAATCCAAAACGCCTACTCGCCGTTGCTTCCCGCCCCACCAAACTGTCCATGGGTCGTCTTGGCATTTTTTCAGTATCATCCTTCCATGCCCTG GTGGCAGCGAGGACGGATGGGGGAATTCAGAGACGTACCCAGGCCCTGTCTCGTTCCTCCAGTAAACGAAAGAGCCGGTTCTCCTCTCTATGGGGTCTGGACACTAcctcaaaaaagaaaaccaaaggcAGACCCAGCATCAACCAG GTGTTCGTAGACGGTGAAGAGTCGGTTAAGAGGAATCTCGAGCACATGTTTGAGGACACTGGAAAGGAGATGCTG AAGGACCAAGAGGGCTTGGTGAAAAGTCTCGACCAACACAAGACGGACAGTGACGTTTGGGTACCTGACTATCTCACGCCGTCCTGGGTCTCTTTACCTAATGATCGTCCTGTGTTGGCTATAATACAGCCAGGGGAGACGACAATGGAGGCCCTGGAGTCACTGTGCAGG gcttaCAAACTGGAACTTTCCAAGCACTATATACGGCTGAAGTTCCTCATTGAGAATCAAGTGCAATTGTATGTCCCCAAGCCTGAGGAGGACCTCTGTGACCTG CTCTACAAAGAAATTGAAATTTGTGCCAAGACAACCAAAGTCATCCAGTTTGACAGAGATGAGTCCTGTGCCATAGGCTATG GTTTTTCAGTGGTGGTAGTAGAGGAGGATGGAGCCCAACAGCTTCATATCACTGATGTCAAAGCTGGAGGTCTGGCATTTGCCAAAG GTCTGCGAGCAGGTGATGAGATTCTGAAACTGAACAGTAAGCCGGCGAGTGTGTTGGAGCTGGCTGACATGCAGGCTGCATTTTCTTTGCCCTCTCTCACCCTGACTGTCAGCACGCTGCCCGCTGCCGATCCGCACCAGCTGTGCCAGATGCCTCCCCGCCGATCGGACGGGGCACAGGACCTCTGCACTGACATCTTCTCCCAAA AGGACATCCTGGATGAAGGTCTTGGCTTGGTGCTGCACAGCCCTGATGTCACAGGCGACAACAGGGTAAACCTAATGGCTGAGAGCCCTGCTGACAGCCTGGAGGATGAAACGGACTCGGCACACAAG AGTACAGAGCAGGTGACTGCTTTCTGCCGTAACCTTCATGATATGAATACCACCGAGGGTCCTGTTTCCTGTTCCTCATCTTCCTCCACATCTTCGTCTTCATCCTGTGTGCCCAGCCCCATCTCACCCCTACCAGTTCTCTTCACCCCACGCCAGCTCTCCGATGCTGATAAACTGCGTAAGGTCATCAGTGAGCTGGTGGACACTGAGAGGACCTATGTTAAG GACCTGAACATTTTGATTGAGCGCTACCTGAACCCCCTGCAGAAGGAGAGATTCCTCTCACAGGATGAG CTGGATGTGCTTTTTGGAAACTTGGCGGAGATGGTGGAATTCCAAGTGGAGTTTCTGAAAACTCTGGAAGATGGAACCAGATTAGTTCCAGATTTAGACAAACTGGAGAGAGTGGATCAATTCAAG AAAGTTCTGTTTTCTCTTGGTGGATCCTTCCTGTACTATGCAGATCGTTTTAAGATCTACAGTGCTTTTTGTGCCAGCCACACAAAGGTCCCAAAAGTCCTTACCAAAG CTAAAACAGACCCGGAGTTCAAGGCATTCCTGGCTGAGAGGAACCCCAGGCAACAGCACTCTTCCACGCTGGAGTCCTACCTGATCAAACCCATTCAGAGAGTCTTAAAATACCCACTACTCCTGAGGGAGCTTCACTCCCTTACCAACCCTGACAGCGAGGAACATTACCATCTGGATG TTGCAATGAAAGCCATGAACAAAGTGGCCAGTCACATAAATGAAATGCAGAAGATTCATGAGGAGTATGGAGCCGTGTTTGACCAACTCATCAGCGAGCAGAGCTCTGACAAGAAAGAG GTTGCTGACCTGTCAATGGGTGACCTCTTGTTGCATGAAACTGTGATCTGGATCAACCCACCCTCTTCTCTCATGAAGGGGAAGAGGGACCCAGAGCTGGCTGCGTTTG tttTCAGAacagcagttgtttttgtgtataaGGACTGCTccaagaataagaaaaaaatc GGTGGATCTCACAGAGCATCAGTCCTTGATGAAAGAGACCCTTTTCGGTTTAGACACATGATCTCTACAGATGCTCTCCAAGTTCGCAACCTCCCTA ACTCAGAGGGGTCTGCAATGTGTGAGATTGTTCACATGAGGTCAGAATCTGAAGGGAGACCCGAGAGGACCTTCCACATCTGCTGCAG ctcTCCAGAGAGTAAAAAACACTTCCTGAAGACCGTTCATTCTATCCTGAGGGATAAACAACGCCGTCAGTTAATGAAGACTGAGAGTTTGCCTCCAAATCAGAAGTATATTCCCTTCGGAGGGAAGCGGCTTTGTGCGCTAAAGGGTTCACGACCCACAATGAACAGAGCGG CTTCAGCCCCATCTCGAACCCTCGGCCGCCGGAAGCTGATCCGTAATCGTTTCACCATAGACACAAGTGTGGTTTTCGACGACGGCTCATCCCAGGAGCTCTCACCCATCTCCCCGACAGAGCCCCCGCTGTCTTCACTACAGAAACCCCAGCAGCCCATCCGAGACACAGACCGCTGGGTGGAGGATCAGTTCGACCTGCAGCACTACGAAAACCAGGATGACGTGAAGGAGACGGACATCCTCAGTGACGACGATGAGTACTGCCAATCCGTCCGGGGCACTCCTTCTGAGCAGAGTCTCGAGGAGTCTTTAGAGGCCCTTTCAGTAGAAGGAGATGAAGACAAAGGTCTCAACGGACTTTCGGATGACAAACCTCCAAAATCCCACGCCCCCCTGAAGCTGACCCTCCTGAGAAAGCAGTGTGCGGTGGAGGGTGTCGCTTCTGAGAGGGACTGCGAGGTTATTTGGGTTCGCAGGgatgattttaaaaacagctgCAACAGTGACATCTTCTGA
- the LOC109098066 gene encoding rho guanine nucleotide exchange factor TIAM1-like isoform X5, translated as MSVLWRHRSSKRSSESIYDMLQLSTEQVTAFCRNLHDMNTTEGPVSCSSSSSTSSSSSCVPSPISPLPVLFTPRQLSDADKLRKVISELVDTERTYVKDLNILIERYLNPLQKERFLSQDELDVLFGNLAEMVEFQVEFLKTLEDGTRLVPDLDKLERVDQFKKVLFSLGGSFLYYADRFKIYSAFCASHTKVPKVLTKAKTDPEFKAFLAERNPRQQHSSTLESYLIKPIQRVLKYPLLLRELHSLTNPDSEEHYHLDVAMKAMNKVASHINEMQKIHEEYGAVFDQLISEQSSDKKEVADLSMGDLLLHETVIWINPPSSLMKGKRDPELAAFVFRTAVVFVYKDCSKNKKKIGGSHRASVLDERDPFRFRHMISTDALQVRNLPNSEGSAMCEIVHMRSESEGRPERTFHICCSSPESKKHFLKTVHSILRDKQRRQLMKTESLPPNQKYIPFGGKRLCALKGSRPTMNRAASAPSRTLGRRKLIRNRFTIDTSVVFDDGSSQELSPISPTEPPLSSLQKPQQPIRDTDRWVEDQFDLQHYENQDDVKETDILSDDDEYCQSVRGTPSEQSLEESLEALSVEGDEDKGLNGLSDDKPPKSHAPLKLTLLRKQCAVEGVASERDCEVIWVRRDDFKNSCNSDIF; from the exons ATGTCTGTGCTATGGAGGCACAGGAGCTCCAAACGCTCCTCAGAGTCCATCTATGACATGCTGCAATTG AGTACAGAGCAGGTGACTGCTTTCTGCCGTAACCTTCATGATATGAATACCACCGAGGGTCCTGTTTCCTGTTCCTCATCTTCCTCCACATCTTCGTCTTCATCCTGTGTGCCCAGCCCCATCTCACCCCTACCAGTTCTCTTCACCCCACGCCAGCTCTCCGATGCTGATAAACTGCGTAAGGTCATCAGTGAGCTGGTGGACACTGAGAGGACCTATGTTAAG GACCTGAACATTTTGATTGAGCGCTACCTGAACCCCCTGCAGAAGGAGAGATTCCTCTCACAGGATGAG CTGGATGTGCTTTTTGGAAACTTGGCGGAGATGGTGGAATTCCAAGTGGAGTTTCTGAAAACTCTGGAAGATGGAACCAGATTAGTTCCAGATTTAGACAAACTGGAGAGAGTGGATCAATTCAAG AAAGTTCTGTTTTCTCTTGGTGGATCCTTCCTGTACTATGCAGATCGTTTTAAGATCTACAGTGCTTTTTGTGCCAGCCACACAAAGGTCCCAAAAGTCCTTACCAAAG CTAAAACAGACCCGGAGTTCAAGGCATTCCTGGCTGAGAGGAACCCCAGGCAACAGCACTCTTCCACGCTGGAGTCCTACCTGATCAAACCCATTCAGAGAGTCTTAAAATACCCACTACTCCTGAGGGAGCTTCACTCCCTTACCAACCCTGACAGCGAGGAACATTACCATCTGGATG TTGCAATGAAAGCCATGAACAAAGTGGCCAGTCACATAAATGAAATGCAGAAGATTCATGAGGAGTATGGAGCCGTGTTTGACCAACTCATCAGCGAGCAGAGCTCTGACAAGAAAGAG GTTGCTGACCTGTCAATGGGTGACCTCTTGTTGCATGAAACTGTGATCTGGATCAACCCACCCTCTTCTCTCATGAAGGGGAAGAGGGACCCAGAGCTGGCTGCGTTTG tttTCAGAacagcagttgtttttgtgtataaGGACTGCTccaagaataagaaaaaaatc GGTGGATCTCACAGAGCATCAGTCCTTGATGAAAGAGACCCTTTTCGGTTTAGACACATGATCTCTACAGATGCTCTCCAAGTTCGCAACCTCCCTA ACTCAGAGGGGTCTGCAATGTGTGAGATTGTTCACATGAGGTCAGAATCTGAAGGGAGACCCGAGAGGACCTTCCACATCTGCTGCAG ctcTCCAGAGAGTAAAAAACACTTCCTGAAGACCGTTCATTCTATCCTGAGGGATAAACAACGCCGTCAGTTAATGAAGACTGAGAGTTTGCCTCCAAATCAGAAGTATATTCCCTTCGGAGGGAAGCGGCTTTGTGCGCTAAAGGGTTCACGACCCACAATGAACAGAGCGG CTTCAGCCCCATCTCGAACCCTCGGCCGCCGGAAGCTGATCCGTAATCGTTTCACCATAGACACAAGTGTGGTTTTCGACGACGGCTCATCCCAGGAGCTCTCACCCATCTCCCCGACAGAGCCCCCGCTGTCTTCACTACAGAAACCCCAGCAGCCCATCCGAGACACAGACCGCTGGGTGGAGGATCAGTTCGACCTGCAGCACTACGAAAACCAGGATGACGTGAAGGAGACGGACATCCTCAGTGACGACGATGAGTACTGCCAATCCGTCCGGGGCACTCCTTCTGAGCAGAGTCTCGAGGAGTCTTTAGAGGCCCTTTCAGTAGAAGGAGATGAAGACAAAGGTCTCAACGGACTTTCGGATGACAAACCTCCAAAATCCCACGCCCCCCTGAAGCTGACCCTCCTGAGAAAGCAGTGTGCGGTGGAGGGTGTCGCTTCTGAGAGGGACTGCGAGGTTATTTGGGTTCGCAGGgatgattttaaaaacagctgCAACAGTGACATCTTCTGA